Proteins found in one Bordetella genomosp. 11 genomic segment:
- a CDS encoding DUF1840 domain-containing protein, with product MLISFRSKAGSEVLMLSDHAAPLLRAAGKSLPDAFPERGVFTPDQLPQAIAGIEKAVELAPHPSEDVEKDPDAQPVHPMARPVGLQQRAYPLLDLMKKAQAKGVNVTWETASSW from the coding sequence ATGCTGATCTCGTTCCGCTCCAAAGCCGGCTCGGAAGTCCTTATGCTCTCCGATCACGCCGCACCGTTGTTGCGGGCAGCGGGCAAGTCGCTGCCTGATGCGTTTCCCGAACGCGGCGTGTTCACGCCGGATCAATTGCCGCAGGCCATCGCCGGCATAGAAAAGGCGGTGGAGCTGGCCCCGCACCCTTCCGAGGACGTGGAAAAAGACCCGGATGCCCAGCCTGTGCACCCGATGGCGCGGCCGGTGGGCCTGCAACAACGCGCATATCCGCTGCTGGACCTGATGAAGAAAGCCCAGGCCAAGGGCGTGAACGTCACGTGGGAAACGGCTTCGTCCTGGTGA
- a CDS encoding ABC transporter substrate-binding protein produces the protein MPQLLNKALRAAALALGLMGAAAHAQNAVCYNCPPEWADWAAELKAIKEKTGIVVPADNKNSGQALASMAAERANPVADVAYLGVTFGIQAAQDKLVQGYKPSHWDDIPAGMKDPDGKWFAIHSGTLGFMVNVDALNGKPVPQSWQDLLKPEYRGMVGYLDPASAFVGYVGAVAVNRAMGGSLDDFGPAIEWFRKMRANDPIVPKQTAYARVLSGEIPILVDYDFNAYRARYKDGAHVQFVIPKEGTIAVPYVMSLVANAPHADNGRKVLDFTLSDEGQAIWANAYLRPVRPSAVSPEAQKKFLPASDYARAGTVDYGKMAAVQRAFSERYAKEVN, from the coding sequence ATGCCGCAATTGCTGAACAAGGCGCTGCGCGCCGCCGCCCTGGCCCTGGGGCTGATGGGGGCGGCCGCGCATGCGCAGAATGCCGTCTGCTACAACTGCCCGCCCGAATGGGCGGACTGGGCCGCCGAGCTCAAGGCGATCAAGGAAAAGACCGGCATCGTGGTGCCCGCGGACAATAAGAATTCGGGCCAGGCGCTGGCGTCGATGGCGGCCGAGCGCGCCAATCCGGTCGCCGACGTCGCCTACCTGGGCGTGACCTTCGGCATCCAGGCCGCGCAGGACAAGCTCGTGCAAGGCTACAAGCCCTCCCATTGGGACGACATCCCCGCCGGCATGAAGGATCCGGATGGCAAATGGTTTGCCATCCATTCGGGCACGCTGGGCTTCATGGTCAACGTCGACGCCCTCAACGGCAAGCCGGTGCCGCAGTCCTGGCAGGACCTGCTCAAGCCGGAGTACCGCGGCATGGTGGGTTATCTGGATCCGGCCTCCGCCTTCGTCGGCTACGTCGGCGCGGTGGCGGTGAACCGCGCGATGGGAGGCAGCCTGGACGACTTCGGTCCGGCCATCGAGTGGTTCAGGAAGATGCGGGCCAACGATCCCATCGTGCCCAAGCAGACCGCCTATGCGCGCGTGTTGTCCGGCGAAATTCCCATCCTGGTCGACTACGACTTCAATGCCTATCGCGCCAGGTACAAGGATGGCGCGCACGTGCAGTTCGTCATTCCCAAGGAAGGGACGATCGCGGTGCCCTATGTGATGAGCCTGGTCGCCAATGCGCCGCATGCGGACAACGGCCGCAAGGTCCTGGATTTCACCCTGTCCGACGAAGGCCAGGCCATCTGGGCCAACGCCTATCTGCGCCCGGTGCGCCCGAGCGCGGTATCGCCGGAGGCGCAGAAGAAGTTCCTGCCGGCGTCGGATTACGCGCGTGCCGGGACCGTCGACTACGGCAAGATGGCGGCGGTGCAACGCGCGTTTTCGGAACGCTACGCCAAGGAAGTGAACTAG
- a CDS encoding amidase gives MVLNRLSALDAVRMLQRRELSAVQLMRACFARIEQREDSVHAWAALDKEAALARAMALDNGAITGPLHGLPFGVKDVFDTQDLPTTYGSPIYRGHRPEADAGAVGRSRQAGALVAGKTISTEFATFKAPLTRNPHNTAYTPGGSSSGSAAAVADFMVPFALGTQTAASVIRPAAYCGVVGFKPSFGAIPRDGIKLLAPTLDTVGCFTRTVDDAALVASVLMDQPGLRRLDYDGPPRVGIYRTPQWRHTLPETREAMMQAAETLGRARAVVQEVDTPPEYCALVQLQSDIMAYEAARSLAAEREQHASQISPGLLALLQGGDKIDQARHEANLQRASDMHSHLRGWFDRFDVLLTPSAPGEAPFADQGTGDPLFGRVWTLFGLPCIHLPFATGPHGLPVGLQAVGAKGNDHRLLCIAKWMHDKLRPQG, from the coding sequence ATGGTTTTGAATCGTTTATCGGCACTGGATGCCGTGCGCATGCTGCAGCGGCGCGAATTGTCCGCGGTACAGCTCATGCGGGCCTGCTTCGCGCGCATCGAACAGCGCGAGGACAGCGTGCATGCATGGGCTGCGCTGGACAAGGAGGCCGCCCTGGCCCGCGCCATGGCCCTGGATAACGGCGCCATTACCGGCCCCTTGCACGGACTGCCGTTCGGCGTGAAGGACGTGTTCGATACGCAAGACCTGCCCACGACCTACGGCTCTCCCATCTACCGCGGCCATCGCCCCGAGGCGGACGCGGGCGCGGTAGGGCGCAGCCGCCAGGCCGGCGCGCTGGTGGCAGGCAAAACGATCAGCACGGAATTCGCCACCTTCAAGGCGCCGCTCACACGCAACCCGCATAACACCGCGTATACGCCCGGCGGCTCGTCCAGCGGTTCCGCGGCGGCCGTCGCCGACTTCATGGTGCCTTTCGCGCTGGGCACGCAGACCGCCGCGTCGGTGATCCGTCCGGCCGCCTATTGCGGCGTGGTCGGCTTCAAGCCCAGCTTCGGCGCCATTCCGCGCGACGGCATCAAGCTATTGGCGCCCACGCTCGACACAGTGGGCTGTTTCACCCGGACGGTCGACGATGCGGCGTTGGTCGCATCGGTGCTGATGGACCAGCCCGGGTTGCGTCGGCTGGACTACGACGGCCCGCCGCGTGTCGGCATCTATCGGACACCGCAATGGCGCCACACGCTGCCGGAGACCCGCGAAGCGATGATGCAGGCCGCCGAAACGCTGGGACGCGCCCGCGCCGTGGTCCAGGAAGTCGATACCCCGCCGGAATACTGTGCGCTGGTGCAATTGCAGTCCGACATCATGGCCTATGAGGCGGCGCGTTCGCTGGCGGCCGAGCGGGAGCAGCATGCAAGCCAGATCAGCCCGGGGCTGCTCGCGCTGCTGCAGGGCGGGGACAAGATAGACCAGGCGCGGCACGAGGCCAATCTGCAACGGGCCTCCGACATGCACTCGCACCTGCGCGGCTGGTTCGATCGCTTCGACGTCCTGCTCACGCCCAGTGCGCCGGGCGAGGCGCCTTTCGCGGACCAGGGCACCGGCGATCCGCTGTTCGGACGCGTGTGGACCTTGTTCGGCCTGCCCTGCATACACCTGCCCTTTGCCACCGGGCCGCACGGCCTGCCGGTGGGCCTGCAGGCCGTGGGCGCCAAGGGCAACGACCATCGCCTGCTGTGCATCGCCAAATGGATGCACGACAAGCTGCGCCCGCAAGGCTGA
- a CDS encoding LacI family DNA-binding transcriptional regulator: protein MPSKPLHRPSILDIARDAGVSPATVSRAFNRPGLLRPDTLQRIERVARESGFRPNRVGSSLRSGSTRTIGMALPTLCNPVFAECFEGAEAWAHDHGYSIMVTTTGYDLPREAAAVRSLLDHQVEGVLLAVANAARSATLRELAHEGLPYVLVYNESPSHPCVSVDNMAAARDMVRWLASEGHTRIALVTGPLAASDRARRRLQGARACARELGLPPPVHLCMPSHTAADAGLLRQALGERLAPTALFCSNDLLAASVIAELRALGLRVPDDLSVCGFDGMHFAALMVPPLTTVEQPSRDIGATACAQLLALLHGESPVSSRLPHRLITGRTVAAASSYPAE, encoded by the coding sequence GTGCCCAGCAAACCCCTGCACCGGCCCTCGATTCTGGATATCGCGCGTGACGCCGGTGTGTCACCCGCCACGGTATCGCGCGCTTTCAACCGGCCCGGGCTGCTGCGTCCGGACACCTTGCAGCGCATCGAACGGGTCGCGCGGGAATCCGGCTTTCGTCCCAACCGCGTCGGCAGCAGCCTGCGCTCGGGCAGCACGCGCACCATCGGCATGGCGCTGCCCACGCTGTGCAATCCCGTCTTCGCGGAGTGCTTCGAAGGCGCGGAGGCCTGGGCCCACGATCACGGCTACAGCATCATGGTCACCACGACGGGGTATGACCTGCCGCGCGAAGCAGCCGCGGTGCGCAGCCTGCTCGACCACCAGGTGGAAGGCGTGCTGCTGGCCGTGGCCAACGCCGCGCGCAGCGCGACCTTGCGCGAGCTCGCGCATGAAGGTCTGCCTTATGTCCTGGTCTACAACGAATCGCCGTCGCATCCCTGCGTATCGGTGGACAACATGGCCGCCGCGCGCGATATGGTGCGCTGGCTGGCGAGCGAGGGCCATACCCGCATCGCGCTGGTGACCGGTCCTCTGGCCGCGTCGGATCGCGCGCGCCGCCGCCTGCAAGGGGCGCGCGCCTGCGCCCGGGAACTGGGCCTGCCGCCGCCCGTGCATCTGTGCATGCCGTCGCACACGGCCGCGGACGCCGGCCTGCTGCGCCAGGCCCTGGGCGAACGCCTCGCGCCCACGGCCTTGTTCTGCTCCAACGATCTGCTGGCCGCGTCGGTCATCGCCGAACTGCGCGCGCTCGGCCTGCGCGTGCCGGACGACCTGTCGGTATGCGGATTCGACGGCATGCATTTCGCCGCCCTGATGGTGCCGCCGCTGACCACCGTGGAACAGCCCAGCCGGGACATCGGCGCCACCGCCTGCGCGCAGCTGCTGGCGCTGTTGCACGGCGAATCCCCGGTTTCGTCGCGCCTGCCGCATCGATTGATTACCGGCCGCACCGTGGCGGCCGCTTCTTCCTATCCTGCCGAATAA